In Juglans regia cultivar Chandler chromosome 13, Walnut 2.0, whole genome shotgun sequence, the following proteins share a genomic window:
- the LOC108997201 gene encoding myrcene synthase, chloroplastic-like: protein MASRDQNSSDSSTIVRRSANYKPTIWHYDYIQSLKTEYVGVSYTRKLAELKGEVAMMFHKVLEPPKQLDLVDILQRLGVSYHFQDDIRRILKKIGNTSTHDGDVCKKESLYTTSLEFRLLRQNGYNVPQEIFNNFKNEKGNFKERLCDDIEGILALYEASFLLIEGESIMEEARNFATKHLEEYVNQSNDQNLCARVNHALELPLHWRMPRLEARWFIDVYRSREDMNSILLELAELDFNMVQTVHQDDLKEGSKWWRHTGLGDLSFARDRLMENFLWTVGVSFQPGLGYNRRVLTKVNALITTIDDVYDVYGTLDELELFTDAVERWDANATEKLPYYMQTCFLSLHNTINEMAFETLKEKGFNNIRYLKKAWVDLCKAYLLEAKWYYNGYKPSFQEYIENAWVSISAPAILVHAYFAVTNRITKESCDFLDQEYPNIIRWSSMILRLMDDLGTSTDELERGDVPKSIQCYMNDTGVSEEDAREYIRSLIRATWKKFNKERTVTSPFSETYIEVAMNLARMAQCMYQYGDGHGSAESETKDRVLALLIHPIPLPKNIDG, encoded by the exons ATGGCCTCTAGAGATCAAAATTCAAGTGACTCTAGTACTATTGTTCGAAGATCCGCAAATTACAAACCTACCATTTGGCACTATGATTATATACAATCATTGAAAACTGAATATGTG GGAGTTTCATACACCAGAAAACTTGCTGAACTGAAGGGAGAAGTGGCGATGATGTTTCATAAAGTGTTGGAGCCTCCAAAGCAACTTGATCTTGTTGATATCTTGCAAAGACTTGGAGTGTCTTACCACTTTCAGGATGACATAAGGAGGATATTGAAGAAAATAGGCAATACTAGTACTCACGATGGTGATGTGTGTAAGAAGGAGAGTTTATATACCACATCTCTTGAATTTAGACTGCTAAGGCAAAACGGATATAATGTTCCTCAAG agatttttaataatttcaagAATGAAAAGGGAAATTTCAAGGAACGTCTTTGTGATGATATTGAGGGAATATTGGCTTTGTATGAAGCCTCATTCCTTTTGATCGAAGGTGAAAGCATCATGGAGGAAGCAAGAAATTTTGCAACCAAACATCTCGAAGAATACGTGAACCAAAGCAATGATCAAAATCTTTGTGCAAGGGTGAACCATGCCCTGGAGCTTCCATTGCATTGGAGGATGCCAAGGTTAGAAGCAAGGTGGTTCATTGATGTATATAGGAGCAGGGAAGATATGAACTCTATCTTGCTTGAGCTTGCAGAATTGGATTTCAACATGGTACAAACAGTCCATCAAGATGACCTAAAAGAAGGGTCAAA GTGGTGGAGACACACTGGTCTTGGAGACTTGAGCTTTGCAAGGGATAGATTGATGGAGAATTTCCTATGGACAGTGGGAGTATCATTTCAACCTGGGCTTGGATATAATAGGAGAGTGTTAACAAAAGTCAATGCACTAATAACAACAATAGATGATGTGTATGATGTATATGGCACGTTGGATGAACTTGAGCTTTTCACTGATGCTGTTGAGAG ATGGGATGCCAACGCAACGGAAAAACTTCCTTACTATATGCAAACATGTTTCCTTTCTCTTCATAATACCATTAATGAAATGGCTTTTGAAACTCTCAAGGAGAAAGGATTCAACAACATTCGATACCTAAAAAAAGCG TGGGTAGATTTATGTAAAGCTTATCTGTTGGAGGCAAAGTGGTATTACAATGGTTATAAACCAAGCTTTcaagaatacattgaaaatgcaTGGGTTTCAATATCGGCACCAGCTATACTGGTGCATGCTTATTTTGCTGTCACAAATCGAATAACAAAGGAATCATGTGATTTCTTGGATCAAGAGTATCCGAATATAATTCGTTGGTCATCAATGATTCTACGACTTATGGATGATCTTGGAACATCTACG GATGAGCTAGAAAGAGGTGATGTTCCTAAATCAATCCAATGTTACATGAATGATACCGGTGTTAGTGAAGAAGATGCTCGGGAGTACATAAGGTCTCTGATTAGAGCAACTTGGAAGAAGTTTAATAAAGAACGCACTGTTACTTCACCCTTCTCAGAAACGTATATTGAGGTCGCAATGAACCTTGCAAGGATGGCCCAATGCATGTACCAATATGGAGATGGTCATGGTAGTGCAGAATCTGAAACGAAGGATCGCGTGTTAGCATTGCTGATTCATCCCATTCCTCTGCCTAAGAATATTGATGGATGA